The Mangifera indica cultivar Alphonso chromosome 12, CATAS_Mindica_2.1, whole genome shotgun sequence DNA window TTTCTTCTTGACGGCGTTTGAGAGCGAGTTCTTCGCGCTGGGCTTTGGTTAAGAAAACGGGTTTGGCAGTAGTTGCCGCGGCGGTGGCGGCGGTAGTGGTGGAGGAGTCGTCAAGGGGGCGTTTCATGGCGGAGAGTATAGAGGGATCGCTTGGTGAATTGCAGGAGGGGAAAATCCGAAAGGGCAGAAGGGGATTTGAAGATTTCGGGCTCTTCGCGAAATTAGTGGTACTGTGTCCCAACCTAGTAAATATAAAcataagtattttttattttcaaaataaattgaatttaagaaatatatatatatatatatatatatatatatatatatattttgttttcaatataatacagtttaataaataaaaatatatatttaataatatattacaaggTTAATTTTTTggggaaattatattatattgcagagaaattaattaaaattaggtTTATAGGTATTTAGTTAGTCATAACTCCggcattaaattaaattcaagtgCAGAAATTATTAACTCATTTGAAATcatatccaaattttcatatgcaCAGACAAAATTGATAGGCAGGCATGCATGATGCTTATCAAGcataaatagatattttctAAATCACTTCTAGTAAGgagataaactaatatttttgaAAGCCGTGCTTAGGATAATTTATTGATACGGAGGAGGAGCATAGgttttgtgttgtgttgtgATCCTTCACATGGTGCTACTTATGGGAAATTGAATTCCTTGGAAAATTGAACAAAGGCTCCGATTGAAGGCATAGGAGATTATCGCCTAGTCTTGCTAGCTATCATTTAAACCTATTAACAAACTCTTTATATACCTTTGGTTTCGAGGAAccttatttttgttgtttcaaaaCTAGATATTTGTAGGTTTAATGTTAAGTTTGGATATGActgttttagtttatataagAGTATCGACATTTGTGTTTTAAAAGCACAATTTTTCAATGGTTGTACACATACAAGTTAAAACAAGTGTTCCGAAAGTGAAATATTCAAACGTTCCATTCAAAACACTATGAAGATTATTTGGGAAGACTCTTTGGTGTTGAAACTTCATTGTGAGGTAATGTTTCTTCACATATTCCTATTAGAACTCATTATAATAAAGATCTTAGGTTACCAGATAGTGGATAAGAACCATGCATacattgtttgtttttgttcacTCTCAAATTCAACCTTTTCAGTGTGCATAATACATTATGTCAAATATACCTTAACAAAACAGTCTCgtaaaaaatgtaattgaacATTAATAGATATGGTTAGGAGTTTGATGAGTTAACTCTATATTGCCTAAATCTTTGTGGATGAATGCACTCGAGACCATAATATACTTACTGAATAGGGTTCTTAATAAAACAATCTTTAAAACTCTTTTTTAGTTATGAACTGTGAAAAAACATAACTTTAAGCAATTACATATTTAGGTTTGTCTAGTGAAagcaaaaatttataattcatatgaaaaaaaaacaaaattagattATTGAACGATTAGTTGCTATTTAATTGTTTATCTAGAGAACCAAAAGAGTATATGTTTTACCATTCAAACCATAGTCTAAGATTTGTGGAAAGTGGAAATGCACAATTTCTTGAAAATGGTGAGATTAGTGGGaatgaaaaacaagttgtggaaataaatgatgaaaaaacaTGTTAACAATATTGGGCAATATCTAAATATTCCTATAAATGATCCTTCATCCATAATTTTTCCAAATATTATTCTAGTAGTTGAAAAACATTTTAACTACATTGGACCATATCTAAATGAAGACATGCCCCTTGAAAGAGTTGACACTCAAGGACATGACATTAAAGAACCACAAGAAGTatcattatgaaaatctcaaaGACAAAGGAGATTGGTTGTTTCAAATGATTATATGGTTTCTTTGTAAGTGTAAGATTTTGATATTGGAATTAATAAAGATccaatttcattttcacaaactataaagagaaagataaaTGGATTGATGTCATAAAAGAATAACTAAAatcattaaacaaaacaaagctGAGATCTTGTTGAGTTGTAAAAGATTTTATACAACTTAGgtgtaaataagattttaagacCAAACCCAACTTCTTAGTTCAATATgttgatgaaattttgattaCTTCTAATGACTTGGGAATATTGCATGAAATGGAAGGTTTTCTctcaaataagtttgaaatgaaagatatgAGGGGTTCTCTTATGtgatatgaattaaaatacaTCATGATATATCATAAGGGTTGTTGGGATTGTCTCAGAAAAactatgagtaatactatgcatactcatttaggtacataaatatatacatacttatatgtgtaatcagatgattatatattattttatctttaattcaaaattatttaattatatagtgatacatataagtgtatacacatttatatatgtaaaataggtacacatagatTTATtgaaaaactatattgaaaaaattctagaaatattcaatatagaaaaatattatgttcAGTAAATTCCAATTTAGAAAAGAGGCAAATTTAGTCTCGAGCAATGCCTAAAGAATGATGtagaataaaaacaaatgaaattcaTTTTATATGCTTATACTCAGAGGTGGACCGAAAGGGGGTCAATGAGGGTTACCTGACTCttttgtatttgaaaattttgaattactctctttatataaaaaaaaagtattttaatacttatttagtctaaaaaaattattagtttaatatatttataatatcaaaattatctctaaaattttacacaaaccattttttagattttatcattttttaactgAGTCTTTATATTTTGgcttttatacaattttaactCTTATGTATTGTAATTCTTGGTCTGCCACTACTTATGTTATAAGCGGCTTAATGTATGAGCAAACCTATACAAGATTGGATATTAATTTTGTGTGAATATTAGGATTTTGGTCGACATGCTAGGTGGGTATCAAAGTAATCCTAGAATAAAGTATTGAAAAGCTACAAAAAAAAGTACTGGGATACCTAGAAAGAATGAAGGTTGCTTTAGAAGATTTGATTCATTATAATTGATTGGACacttgtatttatattttgtcaTTTGTCTTGACACCAGAAAATCCAATTTTGGTTACAATGTTCCTATTAGACGAAGAAGAAATATCATGGAAAATTGCAAATCTGCTTGTCATTATTTCATCCATTACGACAGTAGAGTTTATGGCATGTTTGAGCTATTATTCATGCCCCACTATAAGCTACGGTATATGGAAGGAATATACAATCGCCTCCAGCAAAACCGATGCACTAAAACAAGCTAAAGTAATAATCAAAGATACCAAAAACAGCAATGGCTAGAATCCAATAGCAAAGAGGCAAGAACTTTTCCAAAAGCACACGAAGGTACCATGTAGCAGATGAGTTAATCAAAGCCTCAGTGAAGAAAGTTATAACATCGGAAAGAACATGCAATTACAACTTTAAACCTGCCAATTTATCAACAAAGATTTTCCTGCTAATCAAACAGAAAGTATCTTTCGCTTGTACCGCACCATCACCTTCCCTTTCACACCAACCACCATTGCATTCCAGTCGATCTCAGGGAATGGTGATATCAGCTCCAATTCAAAGTTCCTCAATAGATGGCTCCATATGGCTTTTATCTGCAAGTATGCAAAGGGTTCACCAAGGCACCCATGTCGACCACCACCAAAGGAAATGTAAGAGAATGCCCCAGCCACTTTGTCTTCTTCTCTTCCAGGAGAAAACCTGTCAGGATCGTAAGTGTCTGGGTTCTTGTAGATGTGAGGAAGTCGGTTTGCAAATGCTGGTGATGTAGCAACAATGTGTCCCTTTGGTATGTCGTATTCTTTCCCCTCTCGGGTTGTCACGCTAAAGTCACTGTGTGAACTGCGAAGAAGCATGATTAGTGGGGGGTGGAGTCTCAGGGCTTCCTTAATGCATCGGTATAGAGTGTCCATCTCAGTTAAGATATCGTGATCGATATTTTTTCCATGCTTTTCCATCAGGTTTTCCTGTTCCTCCACCACAGCAGATAGAAACTGCTTGTTTTTTAGGAGATAAGCCCCTGTCCACGTTGAGGTGATTGAGCTGGTGTGTTGTCCAGCAAAAAGTGCAGCAATGAGTAAGCCAGTGATCTCAGAATCAGTTGTTGGGCGGCCATCTTTGTACTTAGATTCAATAAAGCACTGCAACATGTCATTCTCTGACTTTCCAGAAGATTTACGGGAAGAAATGATGTTGGCAAAAATTTCTGCAAGCTTCTTACGAGCCTGGTCACGGCGGCGGTGAGCTGGGATTGGCAGGTATGGGAAAAGAACACTAATAGGGAGCATTCCGTTGTCAAGGTCATGGAACAAGACAGACACATCATCAAAAAGCTTATCACGAACTTCTTGACCAAGGAGACATCTACTGGCTGTCAAGATGATCAGATGTTCCAGCTCATACTTTAGGTCCACCTCACCACTGTCTCCCCATTTGGAGAAGTAATCCTGCCAAATCCCATTATGAAGAGACAAAAGTTAGAACAAAGTGTTGGTACCCTCGATACATATAATAACTTAGGGGAAAAAAACTTTAAAGTCACTGCAAAGCTGATTACAGCAGTAATCTGCACTGCACAAAACAAAAACTAGCCTTATCTGTACCCTAAACAGGTTCCTTAATAGTAATCAAGAACAAATATGAAAGCTACTGATTGTTGAATTTATGCTCAGCATAGCTAAAAAAAGGGACACATCATTCATATAGGCACAACACTGCTTTGTGTATGAATTCAGGCATATAAGAGTTACATTAAATAAGAAGGAATCAACATCTGAAACAGCCAATAGTCACTTTCTATGAATGTGGAAAATGGCATGCACTGTTTATGACTCAAAATGCAAACTGATTCAGCCAAATCAAGTCCATGCAATTAATGATCTAACTATCTATTAAATTAGCATTTTcctattaacaaaaattacgTCTtgcataaatattttcatcacaATTGACAAGAAATCATCAAAACCATGTGGCAAACAGCTTGCTTCCAAGATAAACTCATCAGCCTCTTTCATTGTTTTGGTTAACATTACCACTTCCTCCCCACAGGTAGGTGAGGCTTACACCAAAAATTTTACACTAAAGAGTCAACTCAATGTCAAACAAAACTAACAATAGTGAGAAGTCTTGGAGATACAACTAACCTAACAACATAAAGAAAACCCTTCAGGGCCTCCCTAAACACGCACAAGTCAaccaaaaacaaacacaaaaacacaTTAAACACAATCAATATACACAACATTTTAGTATAAAATCAtcttttgaataaatattttcatcacaATTTTGAAGAGATCATCAAACGCAAATAGCAAGCAATTCACTCCGGGGATAATATCATCAACCTAATTCATAGTTTAACTAACATCAGCCACATTTTCCCATTAAATCCTATATTACTTGGTCAACAAAAACTGCAAGTAACAATCAAATATCTTAAAGCTACAACCAAACAACATAATAATACCATCTATGGTCTTCGTATACACATATAATTCAATCAGAAACATCTCTGGTTGACGCAAACCAAAACATCACAACCTATACAACAGCATAAAAATCCTTCAAGGAAAAAACATCAGTAAGAACACAATAAACATGATCCCAAACAGAATCCCATCAATACTGAACAACTTGTACCCAATATGACAGTCACAAATCCTCAAGCAAAAGCCAACTAGAAAACATCTGAACCCTTCAAAACAAAAACCATCCAGAAACATGTCAATAAAACACAACACCCCATCTAAAATCAACAACTTATACACCTGATAATCACAAATTTTCAAGTTGCTAtaaatttaacaacaaaataaCCATTCAAAAGACAAACTAACAAGAAACacatcaataaaaaaacaacCTTATCAAAAGTCAACAATTTCTAACTCATATAATAGTTGCAAATCCTCAACTAAAAACTTACTTAACAACAATAAAACCCTTCAAAACGCAACACAACCAAAAGCATATCAACAAAAACACAACACCCAATCAAAAATCAACAATCTATACCCCATAATAATCACAAGTATTCAAGTTGCACATAGCTTAACAACACCAAAAAGAGAATCAAAAGGCAAACTATCAAGAAACACATCAATTAAATCACAATCCagtcaaaaagtaaaaaattcaacCTCATATGATAGTCACAAATCTTAAATTAGCAACTTACTTAACAACGTTAAAACCATTCAAAACACACAAACCAACCAAAACATTTCAACGAAAACACAACATTATCAAAAGAGAACAATCTATACCTCAGCCTCTGTAACCATCTGATCAACATAACCCTTCAACTTGTTCACTCTCAAAGCCTCAGTAAAGAACCTGAACTGCTCCTGCCTTATAGAATAATCCACATCGAATACAACTCCAGGGCCAAAAGTTGGCACATTAAACTGATAAACTTCCTGCTGACTCAAGTCAGACTCCGAGGCCTTAAAGAAGTGAGCGGACACTTCTGGGccaataaaaaaagtaatttttctattaaccAAATTCACAGTAAACACACTCCCGAGTTTAGGATACTCTTCACGGAGCATCACAATTGGTCCTTTCAAGAACCGCACCAGCCCACCAATCAAAGGCCATGACTTTATCACTGGGGGCAAACGTTTGGAGGATCTGGGCATTATAAGCATAGAAATGAGCTTGGCCACAACAATGGTGGCTACAACGAGCAACCCCACGTTGTAAAACTTGTTGGTTTCATCCATGGCGTAAAAGTGAGGGaaaaaaaggtgaaatattGGGGTAATGAATTTGGGGGTGTAAATGCAGAGTTGTAGATCTGGAAAAAGATAGTAATTTTGAGTATCCGATTAGAGATTGAGAAGGGATTAGTGAGAGAGAGAGTCAAGCAGGACTGCCATAGCTGGCTGGTGAGTGGTGAGTCGTGGGAGTCTCTTTTAAAGGCTGTTATTATGGTATGGTTACTGTTGACGAATCGCGGATCAGATTTATAGAGTGAAATTATGATGACTTGAAACAGTGTGCcggattttattttaaattttaaagttttattctttattataaaagcaaaaaaacttattcccatccaaggtttagtctaAATACATTAACATCTATTAACTttagaaaactcaaatatctatctttttatcaaaattctctattaaagttaaaagtaaaacgtcatttaaaaaatatataaagaaattaaaattttatcttatttccacccctagtttaaaaacttaacaaTTCTCTCCAACTTCaatttgtctaattttaaaaagttatatttctcttatatagtttttttttattttttattttcctagtCACTgtctccggccaccatcgacACTCTCTTTCAATCTTGAATTGTTCGTCTCTTGTCATCGTTGTTTGGTTGTTTGATTTCTTTGACGAGAGTAAACCAAATCATTTGGTTCCATCTTCCTTTGTCCATGCAAAATCGTTTAGCGTTGTTTGAAATTGTTGCATCTTGAACAAAATTGATGCTCTTTATTCTTGGATTTTGAACGAAACCAAACtgcaaatttcaaacaaaatcacTCGACAAAGAATGAAACCAAACCGAACATGAGAGAGCAAAGCCAGACGATCGAATTTCAAACAACAGATGAATTGGGAATAAAAGAGAGCATCAACGAGAGGGAGAGAGGTTGGGCTGAAGATGATAGTCAAAGACAATGGTTGAAAAagtaagaaacaaaaataaacccttgaggggggggggggatgaaacttttcaaaattagaaaaatcagagaattttaacaaaaaaatgaatatttaaattttcgaaaGTTAACGAGTGTGAGTTTAGGTTTATACcacaccttgggtgggaataagtcttttgccctatgataaatcataaaaatagtcAGGGACATTCTAGTCATTCACATCATGTTGACAAGGGCATTACGGTCATTTCACATgcaatatattttgaaaaccatgaatAACGAGGTGATGTTGGGGCCCTGCTTCTTTTGTTGAAAATGAAAGGTTTAGTCATTATGTTGCCTACTTTTACATGAAAttcaataattgtttttttcttggaaGCTTCATCAAATGTATTTTTGCAAATAATTTAGactaataaatttgaaatgatttttttaaattttagatttaatatataataaatcctttaaatttCTCATTTTGAAAATGTAgtacaaaataattgaatattacttcataattttttttggtttttgcaaCTTATTACTTGTCTgatataaaaaacaagaaatttctcaagaaaatattttaaaatatgttctTCGGATGCAATTCATGCTAGTCAAATCTCGTATCATATCGtgtattaaaaacctaattttctGATCATGTATTAAGTATCgtattgtattgtatgatataattttttaaaatataaaataataaaataataataaattctaattgacatattattagaaaatattataaacactcttgaaaatttaagatttctcacatacatcatattatatcattattttctttaaaaagtatatCGATCTATATCAATagtatcgtatcatatattcattatatcatattaattcgatatatttcataatatatattattgttatctatatcatatcatatcgtaaaatatgtattatatatcataagatataaaTAACTATGTTGTATTTTTGtgcaaaaatatgaataaaaataaaatattgcaatACAGCTCATAAtcttgttttaataattttaataaaaataaaattagactctcaaattttatagtaagaaaaagaattgaatattttaaaattatcaatatatctaTAATGATAATGACTTTTTTATCCTCGATATCTGATTTAtaaaaagagcaatactatgtgtatccactttgggtacacaaatgtatatatactcatatgtgtcatcatattattggttattgttttattcttaattcaaaatcatctaatcacatgataacacatataaatatgtatacatttgtgtacctaaagtggatacatatagttttattgttatagaaATTATAGAGCAATCTTTTAGTATTTAACTTATCTACATATTATTATTGGCTAAGTCAGTCAtcatatttcatcaaaattcaagatatgatatgaatttaaaaattaaaggatgAACACAAGTATTACTTTGTAATTTGAATAGATTAAAGGCAATACCTAAAAATTAGGGACTTCCATGTAATTATCCTAAtgtcataattaattaatattaaaataaaaaaacctcaCGTGACAAAGATTATGTCATGAAACTGCCTAACCGGGCCAGCCGGATTTAGGAGAACAAACAATGGGTGTAGAGTGTGGACATGGCTGTTTTGTCTTTTAATTGGTGGATGCCACCATGTGGCTACTTGACAAAACTCCCCTTGAAATTTACAGCTAATGCCAACAGGAAATCGTGGACCGCCATCACTGGTTTCTTCACTCCCTTGTCACTAGTGTAAGATGGTTTTAGAAACTCCGATCGACTTTTTCCCGCCCcaactttgatgaaattattgttcacccttttaagttttaacatACAATCTTACCACCCATCCATCAAAGTTATATgttagttttaatagttaaatgacatttttgttaggccaaaggacttatttccacctaaaGATTACtttttttccaagttttcattttttaactttaaaaaactcttttATCTATCAATAAACTGTtaagtttgttagttttaaaggcGAAATAATCATCTTTCCAGACGAAACACTGTGGAGACGTTGCACCATTATTCGGAGGTTTAGAATGCATTGGGAAGGAGAGACCTTTGGAGGAGATAATATGTCTGGAGGGAGAGACTGCTAGAGGAGCgactaaaaattgaaaagtaaatcctaagggggaaatgttgttttttaaattttagtgtagaaaaaaattattattttttaaggtttaaaatgataaaaaattttaaaattaatagatttaaataattttaatatcttataagTAGGGTaaaaagatttttgaaaatgaaaaggtaaaaacttataaaagaaGTGATAtttgggtgggaacaaatcCTTTGccctttttgtttatttgtatgCTACATATTAAAGTGAATATCACTTATACCTCTAATGGTACATATAAATTACATTTCCACAttaactaatttatatatttttttaatctctccatcttccttgttttttctttcttctcatttctAATTTCTTGAAATTGTCTAGATTGTTAAGGAGAAGAGGAGGCAACTGTGCCTTTGGGCGTGGTAACATCCAAAGAGATGGAAAGATAGTGGCAACAACACAAACAATTGGGACAACTAAAACATTAATGGAGAAGGAGAAGGCAAGGAATGAAGAGACCGAAGTTGATGAGTGGGAGAGTTTAGTAAATTGAGGAAACGAATAGGTTAAATAGAAAaagatggagaagaagaagtagTGAGAAGGAAAGTCATATCTAGGACTTGTTCCATgggataagaagaaaaaaatatctatatagatctaggtgaaaaaaaaaaaaggaaaaggagaaAGAGTGACAAATTTGGGTGAggaaaagtaaatttgag harbors:
- the LOC123193486 gene encoding sterol 14-demethylase-like; translation: MDETNKFYNVGLLVVATIVVAKLISMLIMPRSSKRLPPVIKSWPLIGGLVRFLKGPIVMLREEYPKLGSVFTVNLVNRKITFFIGPEVSAHFFKASESDLSQQEVYQFNVPTFGPGVVFDVDYSIRQEQFRFFTEALRVNKLKGYVDQMVTEAEDYFSKWGDSGEVDLKYELEHLIILTASRCLLGQEVRDKLFDDVSVLFHDLDNGMLPISVLFPYLPIPAHRRRDQARKKLAEIFANIISSRKSSGKSENDMLQCFIESKYKDGRPTTDSEITGLLIAALFAGQHTSSITSTWTGAYLLKNKQFLSAVVEEQENLMEKHGKNIDHDILTEMDTLYRCIKEALRLHPPLIMLLRSSHSDFSVTTREGKEYDIPKGHIVATSPAFANRLPHIYKNPDTYDPDRFSPGREEDKVAGAFSYISFGGGRHGCLGEPFAYLQIKAIWSHLLRNFELELISPFPEIDWNAMVVGVKGKVMVRYKRKILSV